Proteins encoded in a region of the Polynucleobacter antarcticus genome:
- a CDS encoding segregation and condensation protein A codes for MTDPRTEPNAQVQAIGDLLDSTPAVTDGMSAAFAKLYGEPLFKLPNDLYIPPDALEIFLEAFEGPLDLLLYLIRKQNFNVLDIPMAQVTQQYLSYIDQIRHHNLELAAEYLLMAAMLIEIKSRMLLPMKKADSDEEVEDPRAELVRRLLEYERMKLAAQELDQIPQQGRDFQIAHGHIDTTVAVTWPEVNLDDLQMAWRDVLHRAKLNQHHTITREELSVRDFMTRILRRLQNTRFVEFGELFEEAIKSGKGISVVIVNFIAMLELSREALIEITQAEPYAPIYVRLAYTPVA; via the coding sequence ATGACTGATCCTCGTACCGAGCCAAATGCCCAAGTCCAAGCGATAGGGGATTTACTCGATAGCACCCCAGCGGTCACGGATGGCATGTCTGCCGCCTTTGCCAAGTTATATGGCGAGCCGCTATTCAAGCTCCCCAACGACCTTTACATTCCGCCTGATGCACTTGAGATTTTTCTCGAGGCATTTGAAGGTCCTCTAGATTTATTGCTGTACCTCATTCGCAAGCAAAATTTCAATGTACTTGATATTCCCATGGCTCAGGTTACCCAACAGTACCTCAGTTATATCGATCAAATTCGTCATCACAACCTCGAGCTTGCAGCCGAATATCTTTTAATGGCAGCCATGCTGATTGAAATTAAATCCCGCATGCTCTTGCCGATGAAAAAGGCAGATAGTGATGAAGAAGTTGAAGATCCTCGCGCAGAACTCGTGCGTCGCCTCTTAGAGTACGAACGTATGAAGTTGGCAGCACAAGAGTTAGATCAAATTCCACAACAAGGTCGTGACTTTCAGATTGCACATGGGCATATTGATACCACCGTTGCTGTTACTTGGCCGGAAGTCAATCTGGATGATTTACAAATGGCTTGGCGTGATGTTCTGCATCGTGCAAAACTCAATCAGCACCACACCATTACCCGTGAAGAATTATCCGTGCGTGATTTTATGACGCGCATCCTGCGTCGTCTGCAAAACACGCGCTTTGTCGAATTCGGGGAATTATTTGAAGAGGCCATTAAATCTGGCAAGGGTATTTCAGTAGTTATCGTGAACTTCATTGCGATGCTTGAGCTTTCTCGTGAAGCCTTAATAGAAATTACTCAGGCAGAACCTTATGCACCGATTTATGTGCGCCTCGCCTATACCCCTGTTGCATGA
- a CDS encoding arginine/lysine/ornithine decarboxylase — MKFRFPIIIIDEDFRSENISGSGIRDLAEAIETEGMEVIGLTSYGDLTSFAQQASRASSFIVSIDDEEFISDSEDHDLPALNNLRAFITEVRKRNEDIPIFLYGETRTSRHMPNDILRELHGFIHMNEDTPEFVARHIIREAKVYLDSLAPPFFRALTNYASEGSYSWHCPGHSGGVAFLKSPVGRMFHQFFGENMLRADVCNAVEELGQLLDHTGPVLQSERNAARIFNADHLFFVTNGTSTSNKIVWHSTVAPGDVVVVDRNCHKSVIHSITMMGAIPIFLMPTRNHFGIIGPIPKEEFEWKNIQKKIDANPFIKDKNVVPRVMTLTQSTYDGIIYNVEMIKELLDGKVDSLHFDEAWLPHAAFHPFYKDMHAIGADRQRTKKSLMFATQSTHKLLAGLSQASQVLVQDAEDTKLDRDCFNEAYLMHTSTSPQYAIIASCDVSAAMMESPGGTTLVEESIAEAMDFRRAMREVDEKFGADWWFKVWGPDHLAEEGIGERSDWILEPNANWHDFGNVAKDFNMLDPIKATIVTPGLDVEGNFGSMGIPASIVTKYLAEHGVIVEKCGLYSFFIMFTIGITKGRWNTLVTELQQFKDHFDKNAPLWKVLPEFVAKHPRYERVGLKDICQQIHEFYKGRDVARMTTEMYTSDMVPAMMPSEAWAEMAHKKVDRVPLDQLQDRITAMLVTPYPPGIPLLIPGERFNKRIIDYLYFARDFNEQFPGFETDIHGLVKADIDGRSQYYVDCVRQECDSNLK; from the coding sequence ATGAAATTTCGCTTCCCAATCATCATTATTGATGAGGACTTTCGCTCTGAGAACATTTCAGGCTCGGGTATTCGTGACTTAGCGGAAGCAATTGAGACCGAGGGCATGGAAGTCATTGGCCTAACGAGTTACGGCGACTTAACTTCGTTTGCTCAGCAAGCCTCAAGAGCATCTTCCTTTATTGTCTCGATCGATGATGAGGAATTTATTTCTGATTCGGAAGACCATGATTTACCGGCATTAAATAACCTCCGTGCTTTTATTACTGAAGTGCGTAAACGTAATGAAGATATCCCTATCTTTTTGTATGGTGAGACTCGTACTTCACGCCATATGCCCAATGATATTTTGCGTGAGTTGCATGGCTTTATTCACATGAATGAAGACACCCCAGAATTCGTTGCACGCCATATTATTCGCGAAGCGAAGGTGTATCTTGATTCACTGGCACCTCCGTTTTTCCGTGCTTTAACGAATTACGCCTCTGAAGGCTCCTATTCGTGGCACTGTCCTGGTCATTCCGGTGGCGTTGCATTCTTGAAGAGCCCAGTAGGGCGAATGTTCCATCAATTTTTCGGTGAGAACATGTTACGCGCCGACGTCTGCAATGCCGTAGAAGAATTAGGCCAGCTCTTAGATCACACGGGTCCGGTATTGCAGAGCGAACGTAATGCTGCTCGCATCTTTAACGCCGACCATTTATTTTTTGTGACGAACGGCACCTCAACCTCGAACAAGATTGTTTGGCACTCGACAGTTGCCCCTGGTGACGTAGTAGTAGTAGACCGTAATTGCCATAAGTCTGTGATTCACTCGATCACGATGATGGGCGCGATACCGATTTTTCTCATGCCAACCCGGAACCACTTTGGCATTATTGGTCCAATTCCAAAAGAAGAATTCGAATGGAAAAATATCCAGAAGAAAATTGATGCTAATCCCTTCATCAAGGATAAAAATGTTGTGCCGCGTGTCATGACCCTGACCCAAAGTACCTACGACGGAATCATCTACAACGTTGAAATGATTAAAGAGCTACTCGATGGCAAAGTCGATTCCTTGCATTTTGATGAGGCTTGGTTACCGCACGCTGCGTTCCATCCTTTTTATAAGGACATGCATGCCATTGGTGCAGATCGACAACGCACTAAAAAGAGTTTGATGTTCGCGACCCAATCAACCCATAAGTTGTTGGCTGGTCTCTCTCAGGCATCGCAAGTATTGGTGCAGGATGCTGAAGATACCAAGCTCGATCGGGATTGCTTTAACGAAGCCTACTTGATGCATACCTCTACTAGTCCGCAATATGCCATCATCGCCTCGTGTGATGTGTCTGCGGCGATGATGGAGTCTCCAGGCGGAACGACGCTAGTGGAAGAGTCAATTGCAGAAGCGATGGATTTTCGTCGTGCCATGCGTGAGGTAGATGAAAAATTTGGAGCTGATTGGTGGTTTAAGGTATGGGGCCCAGACCATCTGGCCGAAGAAGGCATTGGTGAACGCTCTGATTGGATTTTGGAGCCCAATGCTAATTGGCATGACTTTGGCAACGTAGCAAAAGATTTCAACATGCTGGACCCCATTAAGGCCACCATTGTGACGCCTGGTTTGGATGTTGAAGGTAACTTTGGTTCCATGGGTATTCCTGCCAGCATTGTGACTAAATATTTAGCGGAGCATGGTGTGATTGTGGAGAAGTGCGGTCTGTACTCCTTCTTCATTATGTTTACGATTGGTATTACTAAGGGCCGGTGGAATACCTTGGTAACTGAGCTACAACAATTTAAAGATCACTTTGATAAAAACGCCCCTCTATGGAAAGTTTTGCCTGAGTTTGTTGCGAAGCATCCCCGCTATGAGCGTGTTGGCCTTAAAGATATTTGTCAGCAAATTCATGAATTTTATAAGGGCCGTGATGTTGCGCGTATGACTACCGAGATGTACACCTCAGATATGGTGCCAGCAATGATGCCTTCAGAAGCTTGGGCTGAGATGGCTCATAAAAAGGTAGATCGTGTACCGTTGGATCAATTGCAAGATCGCATCACAGCGATGTTGGTCACCCCATATCCCCCAGGCATTCCATTACTCATTCCGGGAGAGCGGTTTAATAAACGCATCATCGATTACTTGTACTTTGCTCGTGACTTCAATGAGCAATTCCCGGGATTTGAAACTGATATCCATGGGTTGGTAAAAGCCGATATTGATGGCCGTAGCCAGTATTACGTTGATTGCGTCAGACAAGAGTGTGACAGCAATTTAAAGTAA
- the panC gene encoding pantoate--beta-alanine ligase, whose product MKIISDIQELRDHLRGQNRASFVPTMGNLHEGHLSLMRLARQHGDPVVASIFVNRLQFGPNEDFDSYPRTMQADIDKLEKEGVYILFAPTERELYPQPQEYRVDPPQQLGDILEGEFRPGFFKGVCTVVLKLISCVQPKVAVFGKKDYQQLMIIRQMAKQFALPVDIIPAETIRAEDGLALSSRNGYLSITERAEAPTLQRTLQEVREQVLDLGPNKMNMSALDAIEKKALSELTQRGWQPDYITIRRQADLVPASDENLQAGESLVILTAAKLGKTRLIDNLEI is encoded by the coding sequence ATGAAGATCATCAGTGACATTCAAGAGCTACGCGATCATCTACGCGGACAAAATCGCGCGTCCTTTGTGCCGACGATGGGTAACCTGCACGAGGGCCACCTCTCGCTCATGCGCTTAGCCAGGCAGCATGGGGACCCTGTGGTAGCCAGCATTTTTGTGAACCGACTGCAATTTGGCCCCAATGAGGATTTCGATAGCTACCCACGCACGATGCAGGCAGATATTGATAAATTAGAAAAAGAAGGTGTCTACATTTTATTTGCGCCTACAGAGCGTGAGTTATATCCACAGCCGCAGGAATACCGCGTAGATCCACCGCAACAATTGGGCGATATTCTTGAAGGAGAATTTCGTCCTGGTTTTTTTAAGGGAGTCTGTACTGTAGTCCTTAAACTCATCTCGTGTGTTCAACCTAAGGTAGCGGTATTTGGCAAAAAAGATTACCAGCAGCTCATGATCATTCGCCAAATGGCAAAGCAATTTGCCTTGCCTGTTGATATCATTCCAGCAGAGACCATCCGCGCTGAAGATGGCCTTGCCCTCTCTTCACGAAACGGTTATCTCTCCATCACAGAGCGCGCTGAAGCACCGACTTTGCAACGTACGCTACAAGAAGTCCGCGAACAGGTGTTGGACTTAGGCCCCAATAAGATGAATATGTCTGCACTGGACGCTATTGAGAAAAAAGCATTAAGTGAGCTGACTCAACGTGGCTGGCAGCCAGATTACATTACGATTCGTCGGCAGGCAGACTTAGTACCCGCTTCCGATGAAAATCTTCAGGCTGGTGAGTCCTTGGTGATTTTGACAGCAGCCAAGCTGGGCAAGACCCGCTTGATTGATAATCTCGAAATCTAG
- a CDS encoding DUF3460 family protein: protein MARYQSEFTQFLNELKTEQPDLEAGQQAGRALLWDKQPLSVEDQRRAKEARLKQRPYVYSND, encoded by the coding sequence ATGGCAAGGTATCAGTCCGAATTTACCCAGTTCTTAAATGAGCTGAAAACCGAGCAGCCCGATCTGGAGGCTGGTCAACAAGCAGGACGTGCACTCCTCTGGGATAAGCAGCCCTTAAGCGTTGAAGATCAGCGCCGTGCAAAAGAGGCGAGGTTAAAACAACGTCCTTACGTCTATTCAAATGACTGA
- the metG gene encoding methionine--tRNA ligase has translation MSSPKRRLLVTSALPYANGQIHIGHLVEYVQTDIWVRFQRMRGHEVHYMGADDTHGTPIMLRAEKEGITPKELIANVWKEHKRDFDDFLISFDHYYTTDSPENETLSQSIYLKLRDAGLIEKRAIEQAYDPIKEMFLPDRFIKGECPKCGAKDQYGDSCEKCGATYSSTDLKNPFSVVSGATPIKKVSDHYFFKLSDPRCETFLRDWTQVSTPLQAEARNKMKEWVGQPGDSKLGDWDISRDAPYFGFEIPDAPGKYFYVWLDAPIGYYASFLNYCQSKGLNFEEWVRPDTTTEQYHFIGKDILYFHTLFWPATLHFAGYRTPTNVFAHGFLTVDGEKMSKSRGTLISAHSVIQSGFNPEWFRYYFATKLNASMEDLDLNLHDFVARVNSDLLGKYINIASRSAGFLVKRFGGVVSDTAMNHSLLAEITAASDPIAELYEAREYAKALRTVMELADKVNAFVDENKPWEIAKDPTREDQLQNVCSVTLEAFRLLSLYLKPVLPQVAAGVEDFLSLSPMAWNDVKTPLSSQTPIKAYKHLMTRVEAPQIDALLAANLSG, from the coding sequence ATGAGTAGCCCCAAACGCCGCCTCCTAGTAACCTCCGCCTTGCCTTATGCCAATGGCCAGATTCATATTGGTCATCTCGTGGAATATGTCCAGACCGATATTTGGGTACGCTTCCAAAGAATGCGGGGGCATGAAGTGCATTACATGGGTGCTGACGATACGCACGGTACCCCCATCATGCTCCGCGCTGAAAAAGAAGGTATCACCCCTAAAGAATTAATCGCTAATGTTTGGAAAGAGCATAAGCGTGACTTTGATGATTTCTTAATTTCTTTTGATCACTACTACACCACCGATAGCCCAGAGAATGAAACGCTTTCGCAAAGCATTTACCTCAAGTTGCGGGATGCAGGTCTAATTGAAAAGCGTGCTATTGAGCAAGCCTACGATCCCATTAAAGAAATGTTTTTACCAGATCGCTTTATTAAAGGTGAGTGCCCGAAGTGTGGCGCTAAGGATCAGTACGGCGACTCCTGTGAAAAGTGTGGTGCAACCTATTCATCTACTGATCTGAAAAATCCGTTCTCAGTAGTGAGTGGTGCAACTCCGATTAAAAAAGTCTCTGACCATTATTTTTTCAAATTGTCTGATCCTCGTTGTGAAACCTTCTTACGCGATTGGACTCAGGTCAGCACTCCGCTTCAAGCAGAGGCTCGCAATAAAATGAAAGAATGGGTTGGTCAGCCAGGAGATAGCAAGCTAGGTGACTGGGACATCTCACGTGATGCCCCCTACTTTGGCTTTGAGATCCCGGATGCGCCGGGCAAGTACTTCTATGTCTGGCTCGATGCCCCGATTGGTTATTACGCTAGCTTTCTGAACTATTGCCAGAGTAAAGGCCTGAACTTTGAGGAATGGGTTAGGCCAGATACGACTACTGAGCAGTATCACTTTATTGGTAAAGACATTTTGTATTTTCATACGCTTTTTTGGCCAGCCACTTTGCACTTTGCTGGCTATCGCACCCCTACGAATGTATTTGCCCATGGTTTCTTGACGGTCGATGGTGAGAAGATGAGTAAATCGCGAGGCACTCTCATTTCTGCGCATAGTGTCATCCAGTCTGGATTCAACCCCGAGTGGTTCCGCTATTACTTCGCTACCAAATTAAATGCCAGTATGGAAGATTTAGATCTCAATCTGCATGATTTTGTAGCGAGAGTAAATAGTGATCTTCTGGGGAAGTACATCAACATTGCCAGTCGTAGCGCTGGATTTTTAGTAAAACGTTTTGGTGGCGTGGTGTCTGATACAGCCATGAACCATTCACTATTGGCAGAAATTACCGCTGCAAGCGACCCTATTGCCGAACTGTATGAAGCACGTGAATACGCTAAAGCCTTACGTACCGTGATGGAGCTGGCTGATAAGGTCAATGCCTTTGTAGATGAAAACAAGCCTTGGGAAATTGCCAAGGATCCGACCCGTGAAGATCAACTCCAAAACGTTTGTAGCGTGACCTTGGAAGCATTTCGCCTACTGAGCCTCTATCTCAAACCTGTCTTGCCTCAAGTTGCTGCTGGAGTAGAGGACTTTCTCTCACTATCGCCAATGGCTTGGAATGACGTTAAAACGCCTCTTTCTAGCCAAACCCCAATCAAGGCATACAAGCACCTCATGACTCGAGTAGAAGCCCCTCAAATCGATGCTTTATTGGCGGCTAACCTCTCAGGATGA
- the frc gene encoding formyl-CoA transferase: protein MAKALDGVKILDFTHVQSGPTCTQLLAWFGADVIKVEKSGEGDATRGQLRDIPDADSLYFTMLNHNKRSITVNTKTPRGKEILERLIKECDVLVENFAPGALDRMGFTWERIQELNPMMIMASVKGFGPGPYEDCKVYENVAQCAGGSASTTGFDDGPPMVTGAQIGDSGTGLHLALGIVTALYQRTHSGRGQKVLAAMQDAVLNLCRVKLRDQQRLERNGTMQEYPQYPNGTFGDSVPRAGNASGGGQPGWILKCKGWETDPNSYIYVVVQAPVWEAICKVIGREDWITDPDYASAMARLPRLMEIFAEIEKWTSTLSKFEVMDTLNKYDIPCGPILSMKEIAEEPSLRATGTVVEVDHPIRGKYLTVGNPIKLSDSPTDVERSPLLGEHTDEILSELGFTTDELISLRHDKVI, encoded by the coding sequence ATGGCAAAAGCATTAGACGGTGTAAAAATTCTCGACTTTACGCATGTTCAATCCGGCCCAACATGTACTCAATTACTTGCTTGGTTTGGTGCTGATGTCATCAAGGTTGAGAAATCAGGTGAGGGGGATGCAACACGGGGTCAATTGAGAGATATACCTGATGCCGATAGTTTGTATTTCACGATGTTGAACCATAACAAACGTTCAATTACTGTGAATACCAAAACGCCTCGCGGTAAAGAAATTTTAGAGCGCCTAATTAAAGAGTGCGATGTATTGGTAGAGAACTTTGCTCCCGGCGCATTAGATCGCATGGGTTTTACTTGGGAGCGTATTCAGGAGCTCAATCCCATGATGATCATGGCTTCTGTTAAAGGCTTTGGTCCTGGTCCATACGAAGACTGTAAGGTCTATGAGAACGTTGCGCAGTGTGCTGGTGGCTCTGCCTCCACAACAGGTTTTGATGATGGCCCTCCTATGGTGACGGGCGCCCAAATTGGCGACAGTGGTACCGGTTTGCATTTAGCTTTAGGAATTGTGACTGCTTTGTATCAACGCACTCACTCTGGTCGTGGTCAAAAAGTATTGGCCGCTATGCAGGATGCGGTACTCAACTTGTGTCGCGTGAAGTTGCGTGATCAACAGCGTTTAGAGCGTAATGGCACGATGCAAGAGTACCCACAATATCCCAATGGCACCTTTGGCGACTCAGTGCCCCGCGCTGGTAATGCTTCTGGTGGCGGTCAGCCAGGTTGGATTTTAAAGTGTAAGGGCTGGGAAACAGACCCAAATTCCTATATTTATGTGGTTGTTCAAGCTCCCGTATGGGAGGCGATCTGTAAAGTAATTGGTCGTGAAGATTGGATCACGGATCCGGATTATGCCTCCGCTATGGCTCGCTTACCGCGTCTCATGGAAATCTTTGCAGAGATTGAGAAATGGACTTCGACCTTATCGAAGTTTGAGGTCATGGACACCTTAAATAAATACGACATTCCTTGTGGACCCATTCTGTCGATGAAGGAAATTGCTGAAGAGCCCTCATTGCGTGCAACAGGTACTGTAGTGGAAGTAGACCATCCTATTCGTGGAAAATATCTCACTGTCGGAAATCCTATCAAACTATCTGATAGCCCTACGGATGTAGAGCGTTCACCCCTTCTAGGTGAGCATACCGATGAAATTCTCAGTGAGCTTGGTTTTACGACTGATGAACTTATTTCCTTACGCCACGATAAGGTGATCTAA
- a CDS encoding methionyl-tRNA formyltransferase produces the protein MRIALIGSADFGKAALDAFLDRGDEVVAVFCPPDNPKSTKPEALKEAAMARGLTPLQFASLKSPEAAQAMIESKADICVMAYVLQFVPQELAKLPQHGTIQYHPSLLPKYRGPSAINWAIALGEEKTGLTIFRPSDGLDEGEIILQKEVPIGPDDTLGTVYFDALFPLGVKALLEAADLVVANQHQEIVQDESQANYEGWFDANAARIHWSSHINQIYNLIRACNPAPGAWTMCGEQKVQIYDAHKHIAATFGSVKGKPGEITQITLDSVFVACHGGQIEVLKAKGANGKVSGAQLAKELNLQVGQFLTL, from the coding sequence ATGCGAATCGCCTTGATTGGGAGTGCGGATTTTGGTAAAGCGGCATTAGATGCTTTTTTAGATCGTGGTGATGAGGTGGTTGCCGTGTTTTGTCCACCAGATAATCCAAAGTCAACTAAACCTGAAGCCCTGAAAGAGGCGGCGATGGCTAGAGGCTTAACTCCTTTGCAGTTCGCCTCTTTAAAGAGTCCTGAAGCAGCACAGGCGATGATCGAGAGTAAAGCGGATATATGTGTGATGGCTTATGTCCTACAGTTTGTTCCGCAAGAGTTAGCTAAGCTACCGCAGCATGGCACTATTCAATACCATCCTTCTTTGCTCCCTAAGTACCGAGGCCCCAGCGCTATTAATTGGGCGATTGCTCTAGGTGAAGAAAAGACCGGCTTGACGATCTTCCGACCCTCAGATGGTTTGGATGAAGGCGAAATTATTTTGCAAAAAGAAGTGCCGATTGGGCCGGACGATACCTTAGGTACAGTCTACTTTGATGCTTTATTTCCCCTCGGTGTAAAAGCTCTGTTGGAAGCGGCAGATTTAGTGGTAGCCAATCAACATCAAGAGATTGTTCAGGACGAGTCACAAGCAAATTACGAAGGTTGGTTTGATGCGAATGCTGCGCGCATTCATTGGTCAAGTCACATTAATCAAATCTACAACCTCATTCGCGCTTGCAATCCTGCACCTGGTGCATGGACTATGTGTGGCGAACAAAAGGTGCAGATTTATGATGCTCATAAGCATATTGCTGCTACCTTCGGATCCGTCAAAGGTAAGCCAGGTGAAATCACCCAAATTACTCTAGATTCAGTGTTTGTTGCCTGCCATGGTGGGCAGATAGAAGTCTTGAAGGCAAAGGGCGCTAACGGAAAAGTCAGTGGTGCCCAATTGGCTAAAGAGTTGAACTTACAAGTAGGTCAATTTCTGACGCTATAA
- a CDS encoding PAS domain-containing protein yields MKTNIDLFKLLDCVGDAMIVADAHEKIVLWNTAATRIFGYSEEEALGQTLALITPERQLKAHQHGFSKSMETGTTRYGSSVLKVPAKHKDGHTLSIAFTVGMLFDDQHQACGVAAIIRDETERFALEKALKKRLADYENPKS; encoded by the coding sequence ATGAAAACAAATATAGATTTATTTAAATTACTTGATTGTGTTGGTGATGCCATGATTGTTGCCGACGCGCATGAAAAAATTGTTCTTTGGAATACTGCAGCCACGCGGATTTTTGGGTACTCAGAAGAAGAGGCGCTTGGACAGACTTTGGCCTTAATTACTCCTGAGCGGCAACTGAAAGCCCATCAACACGGTTTTAGCAAGTCCATGGAAACAGGAACTACGCGTTATGGCAGTTCCGTATTGAAAGTGCCTGCAAAGCATAAAGATGGCCATACGCTATCGATTGCTTTTACAGTCGGAATGCTATTTGATGATCAACATCAGGCTTGCGGAGTAGCAGCTATCATTCGGGATGAAACGGAGCGTTTTGCGCTGGAGAAGGCTTTAAAGAAGCGCTTGGCAGATTATGAAAATCCCAAATCCTAA
- the dcd gene encoding dCTP deaminase, translating to MTIKSDHWIRRMGAQGMISPFEPGQIRQDAAGQKIVSYGTSSYGYDIRCADEFKIFTNINSTIVDPKNFDEQSFVDFKGPVCIIPPNSFALARTVEYFKIPRTVLTVCVGKSTYARCGIIVNVTPFEPEWEGYVTLEFSNTTPLPAKIYANEGCAQVLFFESDEVCGTSYKDRGGKYQGQVGVTLPKT from the coding sequence ATGACTATTAAATCAGACCACTGGATCCGCCGTATGGGCGCACAAGGCATGATCAGCCCATTTGAGCCTGGGCAGATTCGCCAAGATGCCGCTGGGCAAAAAATTGTGAGCTATGGCACCTCGAGCTATGGCTATGACATACGTTGTGCCGATGAGTTTAAGATTTTTACCAACATCAACAGCACCATTGTGGATCCGAAGAATTTCGATGAGCAGTCTTTCGTTGATTTCAAAGGCCCAGTCTGCATCATTCCTCCTAATTCTTTTGCTTTGGCGAGAACCGTCGAGTATTTTAAGATCCCTCGTACCGTACTCACAGTTTGCGTTGGTAAGAGTACGTATGCGCGTTGCGGCATCATCGTGAACGTGACCCCATTCGAGCCTGAGTGGGAGGGTTATGTCACTCTAGAGTTTTCCAATACCACACCATTGCCTGCCAAGATTTATGCGAATGAGGGATGTGCACAAGTACTGTTCTTTGAAAGTGATGAAGTCTGCGGTACATCATACAAAGATCGCGGTGGCAAGTATCAAGGTCAAGTTGGCGTCACTCTGCCAAAGACTTAA
- a CDS encoding formate dehydrogenase accessory sulfurtransferase FdhD: protein MALSHSIQMSHASVPLVHEVEVLDEAGRLKTTFIPGERPLTIYLNKREVVTLMTLGSAPEALVLGYLRNQRLVESPDDIASIQVDWETDSAAVKTHRNTVDIDALTSKRVVTTGCGQGTMFGGLIEEMDQIRLPEGPQLTQEAIVSLIDSIRSHDTIYKKSGSVHACAVFERDGNDKVSLLHFIEDVGRHNAVDSISGLMWLADKPGKDLIFFTTGRLTSEMVIKGAQMGIPFLLTRSGMTLMGLELARKTNLTLLSRCSGKHFEIFNAPERVIFTPAAAPQ from the coding sequence ATGGCCTTGTCACACAGTATTCAAATGTCTCATGCATCCGTGCCCCTAGTGCACGAGGTGGAGGTATTGGACGAAGCGGGACGCCTAAAAACTACCTTCATCCCCGGTGAACGACCTTTAACAATCTATTTAAATAAGCGTGAGGTGGTCACGCTGATGACGCTAGGAAGCGCCCCTGAGGCTCTGGTACTAGGTTATTTGCGCAATCAGCGCCTCGTAGAGTCGCCAGACGATATTGCCAGTATTCAGGTGGACTGGGAGACGGACTCCGCCGCAGTGAAGACCCATCGTAATACGGTAGATATCGATGCCTTGACGAGCAAGCGCGTGGTGACAACAGGATGTGGTCAAGGCACGATGTTTGGGGGCTTAATTGAGGAGATGGACCAGATTCGTTTGCCAGAGGGGCCACAGTTAACCCAAGAGGCCATAGTCAGCCTGATAGACAGTATTCGCAGTCATGACACCATTTATAAAAAATCGGGCTCAGTGCATGCTTGTGCGGTGTTTGAGCGGGATGGCAATGACAAAGTCAGCCTATTGCATTTTATTGAGGATGTCGGGCGTCATAACGCGGTTGACTCTATATCTGGTCTGATGTGGCTGGCTGATAAGCCCGGCAAAGATCTGATCTTTTTTACCACGGGGCGCTTGACTTCAGAGATGGTGATCAAAGGGGCTCAGATGGGCATTCCTTTTCTCTTGACCCGCTCGGGTATGACATTGATGGGCCTAGAGTTGGCTCGTAAAACCAATCTCACCTTGCTATCGCGATGCTCAGGTAAGCATTTTGAGATTTTTAATGCCCCAGAGAGGGTCATTTTTACCCCAGCAGCTGCCCCTCAGTAA